In Oreochromis aureus strain Israel breed Guangdong linkage group 6, ZZ_aureus, whole genome shotgun sequence, the genomic window CGTTCTTACACGTTCTTGCATGTTGGAGCGTCTCTGTCTCCGGTAGTCACCTTTGAGCAAGTAGACAACGGTCTTAAACAAACTCTGCCTCCTTTTTTGAAGCGTTAAATATTGAAAACTTGAACAAAGCTGCTCTTCACCTTTTAAaggtggggcgatcgtggctcaagagttgggagttcgccttgtaatcggaaggttgctggttcgagccccagcttggacagtctcggtcgttgtgtccttgggcaagacacttcacccgttgcctactggtggtggtcagagggcccggtggcgccagtgttcggcagcctcgcctctgtcagtgcgccccagggtggctgtggctactatgtagcttgccatcaccagtgtgtgaatgggtggatgtctggatatgtaaagtgctttggggtccttagggactagaaagcgctatataaatacaggccatttaccattttaactGGGAGCTCTTTTAATTGTAAGAATGCCCTAAAACTGAACCCTTTATGAATACGATCATGATTCCAGTAATCCAAGTGATCATCTTATGATATTTCTAATAAACACAAATCAGCTGATTACAAATGTGCCCAGTCAGTAAGTATGTATGCACAGCTTTTGCAgatcctcctctgtcactctGTCAGTTATCTCACCTGATAACTTCTTAATCACCTCCTTCTCTCAGAGCTAATAGGATTTATTCAGGCTGGTCTTGTAAACTCTGATATTTGTCGTGGTTGTTATCTGAGCCTGGAAATGGACTGTGAACTCTGATAGGAGAGGTTTTATGTGCTGACTGGGTCAAACATCAAGTGATGTGCAACATGTCATCTGTGTGCAAACATGGATCTATTGTAAATCCATGGGGGTATTAAACAGAGCCCAGCACAGTCCTGCTGGCCTGTTGCAAAACATGACCTACATTTTAATTAATCTCTTTATTTATTGCTATTTGTCCCTCAGGTAAAGCTCCTGTTCCTCGTTCGGGCTACCAGATGCCAGAACCAAATGGATGTAGCTCCTACTTCTTCGGTCTTCCTATTCCAGAAGGGGTAGGCCTCTTCTGTCTGTTTAGAGcaaattttttatatttaaaaaatttattatttatactgTTATAAAAAGCTGTATCCATCTTCACAAGGCGCTTATAGAGTTTGGGTGGAGGACAATCAAGGCCCCATAGAGAGTAATGAGCATTTGCTTCTAATTAGAAAAAGTGTAAGCCAGTTTcaagagctgctggagcttcgTCCTCTTTAGACTTCATGTGTCTCTCTGTGAATCTTGAACGTTAGAAGCCTCTGCTCCGTTtctacacattttattttttcagtaacCAGGACATGATTTTAGAAACATTGTTAGTGTGTTGCTCGTACATATCTTTGGGGGGACTGAGCTCCACACGGTGGGGCAGGCACCAAAACAGATGAACAAACAGCAAGAGAGCAAACCTTAAATTAAAAAGAGCACACATTTATGCATCAAACTCCAGGAGTGGTTTGGGTGACAGGAGAGTTTCTGAGTATTATtggtaataaaacaaaaatatgtgaCTTTTCCATAACTGAGCTGTGCACACTTAATATTTTGTCTTATCCCTGTTCTTTACAACGCTGTGTTCATTTGTGCAGCTCGGAGGAAATCTCGTTTTGATGAAAAATTGCTTCCAGCTTGTTATGTTACTTCAGCACAGCTGGAAACAGGAGACTTGTGATTTTTACACTGTTCCCCTTAAAGCTTATTGATTCTGGGAGCTAAATGTTGCTCAGCTCTACTGAAGAAAACAACTCCTACTGTGCATCTGACGAGCGATGCATGACGCTCAGTTcagcattatttatttatttattggtgtCTGCTAAAGTCTACATCTTTACTGTGTCTTCtaagtaaagaagtgatgaagtGACAGCATTTAAGACAGGAGGAAGGCTCTGTCTGCAAAGTATTATATGCACATTATATAGAAACAGGCATACACTACGTACATGCCAACACCTACTGTATATTACAGCTATTAACTAGTGGAGTTTCCATGAAGGAACAGCAAAGCAGGAGGCTGTAGGAGATGCTTTTAAAATCCAGGAGAACCTGGGAAAAACAGGAGTGTATGCAAGTAGACTGGAGGAAAAATAGGGTGAACTCCACCTTTAATGATGGCACTCCATCTAAAAGCATCTAAGGTGTTTACTAAAGAAATATTACTGTGTTTATgtaataaaaaagtaaacaaaaagtaCAAACAGAGGCGTAAAAATTCAtccaatgaaaaaaacataaaacctgaTCTCAGAACAAACAACAAACCTATTTCTGATGCAGCTCCTCCTGCTAATAATGTTCAATCATTATCCAGTGTGAGGCCTGCACttgtacacaaacacattgaTCTTTCCTGTTGTGTGTCAGATGGACATGGGCATCCCTGCCATGACTAAGTGCTGCAATCAGCTGGATATGTGTTACGACACCTGCGGCTCCAACAAGTATCGCTGCGACTCCAAGTTCCGCTGGTGCCTCCACAGCATCTGCTCAGACCTCAAGAAGAGCCTCGGCTTCGTGTCCAAAGTGGAAAGTCAGTAATATTTTCACCTTCCTTTCATGCAGTGTCATGTTCTTCTTCATGATATTTTAATCAGTGATAAGGTCTGACTGTAATCTGAGTACATCACCTTTTGTTGATCCTGTGTTTCGAATTTCTCCCCTCAGCATGTGAAACTGTAGCAGACACCTTCTTCAACACAGTGTGGACTTTAGGCTGCAGACCGTACATGAACAGCCAGAGGGCAGCATGCTACTGCCCGGGAGAGGAGAAGGACGAACTTTAGATGAACAACAGGATCTTCTGTATTTATAAAACAGCGTCAGCAGCGACCACATTCCCGGGTGATTTGCTCCGAGTTGTGGTGTTGTAAAGGTGGAGTAATTTATTAGGAAGTTCTTGCTTTTATCGTTTTTCAATTCCTTATGAAAACTGTATTTGTGTACGTGTAGTGTTGGTTTAAAACAGTCTGTAATGACACATGACGGAGTTTCAGAGGCAGTAACTGGTTCACAGCACAGCTGctaaatgttattaaaaaataaatgtaattctTTTATTTGATGGTGCATTACTGACAAAGTCAGCCCTTAGTTAAAGCCATAAAAATACAGGAGAACTTTTGTCTGTATGTAtgtgaagtttcttcctgttaaaagggagtttttccttcccactgtcaccaagtgcttgctcataggctTTCATGCGATTGTTGGAGTTTCTTTCTAACACTGTCGGGTCTTTaccgtacaatataaagcgccctgaggcgactgttgtaGAGAattggtgctttataaatagaactgaggtgaactgaatttcttttgcattaaaaacagtttcaaaGATAAACAAACACTAAACCTTTTGTCGTTCCATCATTTGCTTTGCACACTGAAGGAGTGGACAGATGTTTTCACGCATGTATTAGCCAGTAGTGCTGGGTGTAACTTGCTACTGTAACCACATTACATTTTTTGGTCAGGCAGTAATATGATTCTGCATGAGCAGTGATAAATTACAGCAATGCAATCACATTACAGACACTAGTAATCAAGCAATTACGTTATCACTCACAGTGCACAGGGTCTTTAATTACCTACATATTGGACGTCAAATGTGCCTTTGTCCTTCTCTCTGGGAGGCGGCCAAAACAGTTTTAACACAAAGAGCATAACATTTATCTCAATTTTCATCTTATCTGTTTAATTTACTGATAAAGGCTCGTGTGCTGAAAcacttcaggtcaaacacaatgCTGTGATTATAAGGgtattttcaattttatttaaaatgtgagTGCCTGGGAACTTTTTGATGTTTTCTTCATCTCAGGCCATTGTTAACCAGTTCCCAAGCCTCACCCAAACGTTCCCCGAACATGAACACAACTCAAGATACTCAGATTACTTCCTTTATGAAAGACCATATTCAGCATCATGTGAAAAATACAGATTAGACCTGAAGGTGGCGCTATATAAGAAGATCCTTCCACAATCAACTGTAATTTATGTTATTTAGGAACTCAACCACAAGCTGTCAGACCACGTGAAGCTACAGAGAGGATTCAGTCACCAACACCCTGCCAACTAACTGCAGAGGTCCAACCCTCCTCTGTATGTCTCATGGTGTGACTGTGCAGCTGCTGTAggtctgtggactcagtggcCTCTTTTAAGAAACAATTAAAAACTCATCTTTGTAGACTTGCATTTAGTCAAACACTTTTCTTTATGCTAATTTTTGTGAAGCTGTGATCCtggtcttgaaaggtgctatataaataaaatgtacttaCTACGTGGCCCAGTGGTTTTGTCCATATTGTGTAAATGTACAGTTAGTTATGGGTCATCAACATGCACGCCTGTTTTTGTAAGatttctttattagtgtgaCAGAGTGAATGTAAAACCGGAAACTGTACAGGCTGAAACCTTTTTAACaatgaaaatatacatttttcattAACAAACTACAGTACGGCCTACAAAAAATAGTTCTCGTAATCAACTTTAAGCAAAACTCATGACATTCATAGAAGCGCAGAGCTAAAACACGAAAGCAGACCAATAATGAACTGTGCAAAAACCTTTTTCAGATGACAGTCAGGCATTAGAGGTCAGGGACAAATGTGAACAAGgctgaaaaaatacaaagtaaaaATCTTCACAGGACACAGACGCctggaaaaaggagaaaaatataGTTAGCAGAGAGGATCAAACAAATTTACATCAGTATGCAGTTCATGAAAAAAGTCAATTCAACAAGAATTTTTCAGGACTTAAAAGACATGCAGCTCTTTTTCACTGAAGCTGTGCTCAATCTGTTTCCACTAAAAGCTGCTCGGCCCAAAGGTAAAACCACTGATGTCAGAGGCTCTGCTGCATGAAATCAGCACTTGCAGCCAAcagatttcattaaaaaaaaattgaacccCAGTTGTGCAAACAACTGCATGTAACCCTTTGGAAAAGTGAGCTGGTTCTCTCCGAAGGAAGAACTGGAGCCACACTGGTGCATGCAACACTACTGTGAGCAATAAACTGCACAAATATGCCGGCTGTAAcaaaagttgatttttttttttattaatttgttaATATTTACAGACAGAAGGTTCAACAAACATTCCAATTTCAACAAATTTACATTTCTGCCAATGActtcatggttcaggctttaatATTACAGGAACGCTGCACGAGCGGCGCCTGATTGTTCAGACAGTGCTCAAAAACAAAGATGGAGAACCGTAACCTGCAGAATAACCTTTTAACTATGAATCATAGGAAACGTGCCAGGCTGAAGTGAAATTAGTGGAATTATCCTTTAATTGCCTTTTGAATGTACTTACTTCAGTCTATCTCAGAGATCAGGGAGTTTGCTGGCTGCATGACTTTGGAGTGAGGCAGCTGGCTCGTGTTCTTCGCCTTCTGGTTAAACGCTTCAAGCTGGAAAAATAACCAAAGAGAAAAACGATTTATGATGACACAATGATGACGGCtgtcacaacaggaaactcagagcATAAAGCAGGGAAACATTTCAAGATTATAGCAGAGATAATGTAAAACATCGCAACTGACTGAGATCAGGATTATGAAACTGAGATTCAGATGAAGTAATGATACTCAGAAAAGTATATCTAAGGTTTTAAATGACATTAATGACAGCTGTTACAGATGCAGGGCATCAGCCATGTcttcaaatgtttaaaattctAAAAATGGAAATGATTTTGGTGACATGCAACAGCGTCTGCTTATGAATATAATACATACTGACACATCTTAAGTGTCTCAGACTCTATTGGGAATTCTGCTGAAGTTGATCCTTGGaccaaaaacacacaagaaaTACTTTGAGCTTCctacagttttagttttagtaaagaaaaaaataaagtaataatcCATCCCCAGAATTagatcttttttaattttttgcacAACAAAATTTAATAAAGTTATGCAAAATTTTACCACCATTCAACTAAAGGTTTCTGATTTAGAGCATCTTAAAGTATATATGGAGCATTTTAATATGTAAAATACATTCATAAGTACAGGAGATAAAACAAATTTTTAGGGCCGATAAAGCAGACAAAACATCCAGGGTGCCAATACTCTGTTCCTCTATGTCACAGATATTACATGTTTTACTCTGATACATCCAAGATACTGATGCTCACAGTGGGATTAAGAATTTCATGTGGATATCTCCTGTACTATCCTGTATGAGGgttaaaaatctatttttaaaaaaagaaagtaaaacaaatttGAACCCCTTCTAACTGAAAATGTAATAATTGTCCTCAGAGTCCGGGCATTTCattatcaacaacaacaacaaaaaaaacctggaagACCTGAGCAAGGCAAATAATGGCACAACCTAACCTCTTAGCATGACATGGCCTTGAGAGCTGGCCAAACCGACTGTCCACCAACCTTTTTCCTCAGGTTCGCCTTTATTTCCTCCTCTGTTAGCTGCGGCTTCTCCTCTTTTATCTCCTCAGTGCTGGGGTCATTACCCACAGTCTTTGTGCATACCTTTGAGTCCTGTGGTGCCAGTGGTGACTTTAATGCATTATTGTGTTTCTCTAAAATACCTTTGGGATTCCTGAAATCTCCCATAAGTTCTTTGTGACCCCGTCTCCAGTTGTGTCTACCTGTGAGGCTCTGAGAGGATGCCTGCTCGGTATTGATGACTCTCAGGCAGCGAGAAACAGAGGCTGACCCATCTTGGCCTTCGCTCACAGACAGGTCCGGGTTTGGAAATGAGGCACTGTTCGTAAGAAGGCTGGGATCAGGGAGAGCCATGTTAGGTGCCACTACAGAGCCAGGAAAGTGTGGGTAAGGATGGCCGCTggcagaaagagagggaggaatGTTATACTGATTATATGACCAGTAAGGATTTGTAGCACCGCTGTAGTGGCCACTCTGGGTAACAGCGAAATGTGAGTACTGAGACAAAGTGTAGTCTGGAAACggagaagcagcaggatgaggAAACACGGGATTTTGTGAATAAGGATAAGGAGAAAAATGTTTCGAGTCTTTTCGCTCTCTGTCCCTCAGTGTTTCTCTGCTGTTCCGTCTATCTCTGTGTTTCAgtctctctctgcttctttcTCGCGAGCGGCTTCGTTCGGCCTTTCGCCGCCGTTTCAAATCTCTGCTGCGAGAGCGCCGACGGCGTGAGGGGCTTGGGCTAGAGTTTCTAGAGGCTGACCTggaggaagatgaggaagaggaaTTTCTGTGATCTCTAAGGGAGCGTGTCTGCTGTGTCTCGTCCTCCCCTCTGCTGTcagtcctcctcctcccttcACTCTTCCTCACCCTCCCTTCGCTCTTCCTCCCATGCATTCTCTCCTGACTCTCGTCTGTTTTGCTGCTCCGCAGAGGAGAGCGTGACGACTTCCTGCGATCTCGGTCACGAGAGTGCTTCTGGCGGCTCTCGTGCTCCTCTCTGCTGTTCGCACGTTCGTTTTTCCTCCCACAAAGCCTCTCCTGAGTGCGGTTTGCCAGTTTGCTCAGCTCGTTCACGTCCAGGTTCCATCCCAGAGTTTTAAGAATGCTCTGCAGCTGTTCATGCTGCTCACTCACCGATgaggtttcttctttttcctcttcctcctccttcttcttcttcactgccACCGGCGACTTTGATCGATTACTAGAGCCCAAACTGTGGTCTCTTTtgcccttcttcttcttctcctcatcACCAGGTAAGAAGAGCCTCTCTCGAGTAGATGAATCAGTCTTTTTCTCTCCACTGTTGGTCTTGTTGAGGCCTGCCAGCAGGTCTCCACCGTTTGACTTGCTGTCACTGTCATCACCGAGCCCAGGAATTAGGGTACCACTCTTTAAAGGCTGGCTCTTGCTTGCCCAGTTGAGGCTTAGCCTAATGGGCTTAGTGTTTGAGAGTTGGTTCTCACTGGGTGATGTGGCTCCAGTATTTAACTGTTGGCTTTCACTGGCTTGGCTGAAGCCCATTAGCTGGACTCCACTGTCTGACTGCACACTGTCTTTGGCTTTGTTAAGTCCAGGCTGTGAAGCACTATTCCCAGTACCTTCACTGGGCTGGCTGAGGCCCTTCAGCAAGGCTCCAGTATTTAATCGTTGGCTTTCCTTTGCCTGGTTGAGGCCTGGTTCACCTTCATTGACTGTACTGAGTAGACTCTCATTTTTCTGACTGAGATCCTTCAGTGAGGATCCACTCTTCGACCGCTGGCTCTCACTTTCCCGTCCGTGGCTTAGAAGAATGGGTCTAGTTTTTGAGTGCTGGTTCTCACTAGGTAGGCTGAAGCCTGGCAGTGAGGCTCCGGTATTTAACTGTTGGCTTTCACTAGCCTGGTTGAGGTCTGTCAGCAGGGCTCCACTGCCTGCCTGCTCACTGTCACTGGCTTTGCTGAGTACTGGCTGTGAGGCACCGCTGCCAATACTCTTGCTGGGCTGGCTGAAGCCTTTCAGCGAGGCTCCAGTCTTCGACCGCTGGCTCTCACTGGCCTGGCTGAGTAACAGAATGGCTCGACTGTTTGAGCACTGGTTTTCACTGAGTGGGCTGAGACGTTCCAGTGAGGCACCACTAAACAACCGTTGGCTTTCCTTTCTCTGGGTGAGGCTTGCCTCAATGTCATTGTCCATGCTGAGTAGACTCTCACTGGGCTGTCTGAGGCCCAGCAGTGAAGCTCCACTGTTCAGCTGTTGCTTCTCAGTCCTAAAAGGTGGATCTGATTTGCTCCCCACCTCAGGGAGCTGAATGTTCAGAGGCTCCTCACCTAAAGGAAGATCCTCTCTATCATTTCTCATAATCCTGCTAAACTTTTCGATGTCAACGCCTTTGTTGAGGATGTTGAGGAAGCGCTCAAAACCCTTGTTGACATTATTTTCATCCTTTGCTGGTGAAGAAATGCTTCGGCCGAGAGGTGGCAGTGACACACCAGGGACctgagaaagagaaacagagattaTTGTGTTATAACTCAGAGAAGAGTAGTTAAGCATTCATCAAAGCATGTTCATCAAAGCTTCTTATTTTCCCTCTATGGTGAtaaattatccatccatccatccatcttcatccgctttatccgaggccgggtcgcgggggcagcagcctaagcagagaagcccagacctccctctccccagccacctcctccagcttatccgggggaacaccaaggcgttcccaggccagccgagagatataatctctccagcgtgtcctgggtctgccctgggcctcctcccggtgggacatgcccgaacacctcacccaggaggcgcccaggaggcatccttgtcagatgcccgaaccacctcaactggctcctttcgatgtggaggagcagcggctctactctgagcccctcccggatggccgaacttctcaccctatctctaagggaaaggccagccacccttcggaggaagctcatttctgccgcttgtatccgcgatctcgttctttcggtcactacccacagctcgtggccataggtgagggtagggacgtagatcgactcggtaaattgagagcttcgcttttatactcagctccctcttcaccacgacggaccggtgcagcgtccgcatcactgcagccgcagcaccaatccgtctgtcgatctccggctcccttctcccatcactcgcgaacaagaccccgagatacttgaactcctccacttggggcaggaactcctccccgacccggagtgggcactccacccttttccggctgagaaccatggcctcagatttggaggtgctgatcctcattcccgctgcttcacactcggctgcgaaccgttccagtgcgagctggaggccttcacctgatgaagccaacagaaccacatcatccataaaaagcagagatgagattctgaggccaccaggcgaaagccctccgccacttggctgcgcctagaaatcctgtccataaaattatgaacagaaccggtgacaaagggcagccctggcggagcccatcacccaccgaggaacgagtccgacttattgccggcaatgcgaaccaaactcttgcaacggttgtatagggatcgaatggcccgtagcaatgggccagacaccccatactcccgcaacacctcccacaggacaccccgagggacacggtcgaatgccttctccaagtccacaaaacacatgtagactggttgggcaaactcccgtgcaccctcaagtatccttgagaggataaagagctggtccagtgttccgcgaccaggacgaaaaccgcattgttcctcctgtatccgaggttcgactagcggacgataAATTATCTGCTGGTTTTTTCAGCGATGTGGTGACGTCTTCAAATTCAGGTCAAGGATTCATTCATATAATACTGCATGTAAGTGGAGGTATGGTGTGGttgaaatacaaagaaaaagtaGAAGAGCATCAACTGTACAACCTCGCCACAGTCATCCTCAGGTTTGAGCAAGTTGATGTCCACTCCTTTGTTGAGCACGCTGAGGAAGCACTCGAAACCCTTGTTGATGACGTCCTCTCTCTTAGGTGGTGATGTAACGCTTCGGCTGGAAGGAGGCCACGTGATGTCAGGGCCCTGAGAAAGGTCGGAAATTCACTTTATTGTTGAACCAGCAGATTTGTGGTGAGAAGCTCAGATGCTGTCATAAAAAGGATAATTACACGCTGCCATGATCCAGATCTCAGGTAAACACATCTGAAATTGTTCTCAGCACTTCTAAATCATCAGCCACTCAAAAAGATAAATGGCCATATTTCAGCGTTTTATAGCACATTAATAATGTTAAGACAAAAGATAACATTAGCATTTACTACTTCATTGCCATGACACAACAGAAAGACTGTCAACTGCTGGATCAACAACATAAGAACTGTACAGTAACAACAGGAGGTTATTCCAGTGTTACAGAGGCACCTTGAACGCCTTCGTCatacacaaacaccacaaacacattgTAATTCGGGGGAAAACACTGttattcacacacatccacCCGAAATGTTTGTTATAAATCACTTCAGCCGTGAGCGCTTTGTGTGGCACGATGAGGCTGTGCCATCAGAGGAAAGCAGTGCCATGTGGCATCTATGTGAAATATTATAGTTATAGAACACAAACGAATATCTgaattatagaaaaaaaaaaaggatttgtcAAAGTCAAAGTGACTACTGACTAATAAATTCTAGTGAGTTAGTTCTTTGAATCTGTTAAGTCTAACACTATAATATGATGCGTCTCCTGTGTTGCTGCTTCTCTCCTTTAAGAACACCcttgtcattttttatttttaaaattacatattACAAACCTGTTCGCTGTAAGGTGGTAAAACAGTGTGTCTCTTCTTCATTAGAGCCTTCACTCTGAGCTTCAGAGGATGCTGTTCCTGCAGCACACCACCTTTGCTCCGGCAGGAAGAGCTCCTTCTCTCTCTGGCTAACTGCACCTGAATAATAGAAAAAGAAAGCTCTACAGATGAACGAGATTTTTGAAATTGTGACACTGAGTCACTACGAGTCTACAAGTGAGGTggtttcatttcttttattttataacaGGCATTGTGTTTTTTAGCACTGAAAATCTCGTGTAGATATTtcctgtacaaaaaaaaaaataatgcaaaaattCTATGTACCCAACTCAGAAAGTATTTATAATATGAAGGTCATATTTTTTGTTatccaaatgaacagaaacaaaagaacaaaaacatctgATTCTAAGGGGATCAAGTGGGTCGTGCAAAAAAAGAAACGCACTTTACTCTGA contains:
- the LOC116320259 gene encoding uncharacterized protein LOC116320259, yielding MNQREWKDAVHRLQRLLEPSCHSMGNASRGHRDWDTYHEHSRYTVPEPQRSDVRWKELSPSSHHVHSKVPEVEDPDGEPLPYSEEDVELARKQQLLREMEERIMHKKATLAMKTQFVETPPGVSGDKQPAMCVGQTLRDRVKEILMQRQYLSYFSKVQLARERRSSSCRSKGGVLQEQHPLKLRVKALMKKRHTVLPPYSEQGPDITWPPSSRSVTSPPKREDVINKGFECFLSVLNKGVDINLLKPEDDCGEVPGVSLPPLGRSISSPAKDENNVNKGFERFLNILNKGVDIEKFSRIMRNDREDLPLGEEPLNIQLPEVGSKSDPPFRTEKQQLNSGASLLGLRQPSESLLSMDNDIEASLTQRKESQRLFSGASLERLSPLSENQCSNSRAILLLSQASESQRSKTGASLKGFSQPSKSIGSGASQPVLSKASDSEQAGSGALLTDLNQASESQQLNTGASLPGFSLPSENQHSKTRPILLSHGRESESQRSKSGSSLKDLSQKNESLLSTVNEGEPGLNQAKESQRLNTGALLKGLSQPSEGTGNSASQPGLNKAKDSVQSDSGVQLMGFSQASESQQLNTGATSPSENQLSNTKPIRLSLNWASKSQPLKSGTLIPGLGDDSDSKSNGGDLLAGLNKTNSGEKKTDSSTRERLFLPGDEEKKKKGKRDHSLGSSNRSKSPVAVKKKKEEEEEKEETSSVSEQHEQLQSILKTLGWNLDVNELSKLANRTQERLCGRKNERANSREEHESRQKHSRDRDRRKSSRSPLRSSKTDESQERMHGRKSEGRVRKSEGRRRTDSRGEDETQQTRSLRDHRNSSSSSSSRSASRNSSPSPSRRRRSRSRDLKRRRKAERSRSRERSRERLKHRDRRNSRETLRDRERKDSKHFSPYPYSQNPVFPHPAASPFPDYTLSQYSHFAVTQSGHYSGATNPYWSYNQYNIPPSLSASGHPYPHFPGSVVAPNMALPDPSLLTNSASFPNPDLSVSEGQDGSASVSRCLRVINTEQASSQSLTGRHNWRRGHKELMGDFRNPKGILEKHNNALKSPLAPQDSKVCTKTVGNDPSTEEIKEEKPQLTEEEIKANLRKKLEAFNQKAKNTSQLPHSKVMQPANSLISEID
- the LOC116320262 gene encoding group XIIB secretory phospholipase A2-like protein, with protein sequence MTRWTLLAPVLLLLLGLFIHSALSQEAGDPANAPPTQGQAADSTQGEDEDADWGLGTLRGSFEAVGGYFDSMLEFMGGRDGVCQYRCRYGKAPVPRSGYQMPEPNGCSSYFFGLPIPEGMDMGIPAMTKCCNQLDMCYDTCGSNKYRCDSKFRWCLHSICSDLKKSLGFVSKVETCETVADTFFNTVWTLGCRPYMNSQRAACYCPGEEKDEL